Within the Borreliella valaisiana VS116 genome, the region TTTTCTTATCAGGAATTTCAAAAGACTCTGTCAATATTACTGATTTAATTGAAGGTTTTTTTCTAATAAAAAGATGAAATCCCTCTTCATGGGCCTCAACATAAACATCATCAATACCAATTTTCAAAGAATTATCTTCAAATCCAAACAAATAAAAACTAATAAAAAGAAATAAAAAAATTTTCTTCATAAGGAAACCGCCCTATAAATAATTCAAAACCAATAAATAAGGCCTATAATCAAAGTTTTTCGGATAAATTTTCATAAAACAAAACATTCGATTTAGAAAAACTATTCTTAAAAATATTCCTGAGATTCAAACTAGCAAGATCTTTTTTAACACTCTTTACCATATCTTCATCTCTATTTAAGATATCAAAAATCTTAGCTGATTCACTTAAATTGCTAACCCCAGAATTAAAAAGTTTAGTATCTCTTATGGATGAAAAAGAAGCCATTACTTCTACAACTCCAAGATTATTATAAGTCTCAATTTCTTTTAATAAAAGAATTTTATGATAATCATTTTCTTTGGGATTAAAATTCAAAACATTGGCCTTCTCTAGTTCTAAATTTTGCATCACCCTTAAATAATAGCTTCTAGAAGCTAAAAAATCACCTATCTTATAAAGAGTTAAGGCAATAGAATTCAAAACTTCGTTACTACTTGAAAACCCCGCCATGCTCTCTACTTTAAATAAATATTTCAATGCATCATCATAATTATTTTCCCTGTAACTAAGTAATCCAACTTTATAGTAAACATCTGGATAATCAACACCCTCATTTATTGCCAATTTATAAGAAGATATTGCAGACTTAAAGTCATTTAAAGATCTAAGAATATCACCTTGCTTTTCATAAATTGAAGAAATTTCCTTAGAACCTTTTATAAGATTATGTTTTTTATAAAAAGAATAATCATTCAAGGCTAAACCAATAATATTACTAGCTCTAAGAGAATCTTTAGATTTTTCATAAATATCTGCTAAAATTTTATAAGCCAATATTTTGTCTCCAGCATCTTCAATTGAATTTTTCTGCCTAAAACTATTTAATGCTTTAAGCAAGTAAGCTTCAGCCTTCTTAAAATCCCCTATGTAATACGAATATCTCCCACTTTCAAAAAGTGCCTTATCGTAATTGGGATTTTTATTTAATATTTTTCTAAGAACATATTCAATCTCTGAATTCATATTAACATTATTGTCAAGCTTGAAAATAGTTCTACCATCATTTCTTTTGAAATCAGAAAATTCCTTATTCAATAAATTTGTTTGCCCATTAAGATAATTTAAGTTTATAGCAAGATTATTTGCCCTCTGATTATAGGTTACAAAAGAAATATATTTGTCTACCAATTTTTTAGCATATTTTGTGTAAACAACTTCATCCACATCTATAATTTCATTTGACTTAATAAAATTATTGACATTATCAGACTCAGTATCTAAACCAGCTTCAATATAAGCATTAAAAAGCTTAAATAAAATTTCCTTTTTTTGTCCATATTTAGAAAGTAAAACCGTATAGCTATTAATACTATCTTTATAGTAACTAGGATTTGTCTTGGCCCATTTAAAATAATTGTCTCCCTTTAATACTAAAGCATCATAATCATAAAGATCATAAGATATAACCTCATCAAGTATTGAATTAGCTTGAGAGTATTCTCCAAGACTAATTTTCATAAAAGCATATGCAATATATCCTTCCTTATTAAACTTTTTTCGCCTTCTATTTGTAGAATTTTTAGAAAAAGGCTCAATTGTAAACAATTCTTCATACTTCTCTTCAGCACTATCAAAATCTCTAATTTCTTCAAACGCTTTAGCATAATTGATAAACCATTTATCATCAGGCCTAATGTAATAAGCGTCTCTAAAGAGAGCTTTTGCAAGCTCTCTTTTATTTGCATATATAGATTCTATACCCTCTTTATACTTGCTCTCAGAGGCAACATAAAAAAACACTACATCTACTATAAAGTAAAAAGAAACTAAGACTAAAACAATAAAAAAAGAAGCTATTTTTATCAAAGGCAACAAAGCTCTTGAGACTCTATAGCTCAATTTTTGCTGAAGCTTGCTAAATTCTTCCGCCTTAAAATAAATTACAGGCAATTTAATAGATCGCCCAACAATATCCCCTACAAATTTAGCAATAAATTTCAACCTTTTTTTATTTTTTTCAACAAGATCAATTAAAGCCTCAAGTTTATACTTTGAAATATTTTCCTTGGTTAAAGCCTCAGCAATTGCAATTCTTAAATTTCTAGGATAGGAATTTAAATGTTTTAAAAATAGTGGATAATTAACTTTAAATTCAAAGCGTTTAGAATTTGAATTTTGATCATACTCTAAAAATTTAAAATCATCTGCAACATTTTCAAAATCATTGTCACCAGTACTTAAATTTAAATTGTCTTCAACAAACATCTCTGCTTGTTCGTCTGTCTGGCTTTTATCATTTACAGTATCATCAATATTAACTTCATTAGATTTATTAGATTGTAAAAAATCATCATCCCCCGAGACAAAAGAAT harbors:
- the flcA gene encoding periplasmic flagellar collar protein FlcA; this translates as MPDIDKIKQFKREILDNLSNERLSKESFGVSMDVKLPEPGESIVPWISEDLGLEEDDDELDLNFMLDALENEDKLSYSDIFNDNLPSSSSDLRVDRDLGLSTLNDDFDVSSSDSFENNIDKVLDDNSIDLEVASKLDFDKLIDSSELSSEESISNQSNNDSFVSGDDDFLQSNKSNEVNIDDTVNDKSQTDEQAEMFVEDNLNLSTGDNDFENVADDFKFLEYDQNSNSKRFEFKVNYPLFLKHLNSYPRNLRIAIAEALTKENISKYKLEALIDLVEKNKKRLKFIAKFVGDIVGRSIKLPVIYFKAEEFSKLQQKLSYRVSRALLPLIKIASFFIVLVLVSFYFIVDVVFFYVASESKYKEGIESIYANKRELAKALFRDAYYIRPDDKWFINYAKAFEEIRDFDSAEEKYEELFTIEPFSKNSTNRRRKKFNKEGYIAYAFMKISLGEYSQANSILDEVISYDLYDYDALVLKGDNYFKWAKTNPSYYKDSINSYTVLLSKYGQKKEILFKLFNAYIEAGLDTESDNVNNFIKSNEIIDVDEVVYTKYAKKLVDKYISFVTYNQRANNLAINLNYLNGQTNLLNKEFSDFKRNDGRTIFKLDNNVNMNSEIEYVLRKILNKNPNYDKALFESGRYSYYIGDFKKAEAYLLKALNSFRQKNSIEDAGDKILAYKILADIYEKSKDSLRASNIIGLALNDYSFYKKHNLIKGSKEISSIYEKQGDILRSLNDFKSAISSYKLAINEGVDYPDVYYKVGLLSYRENNYDDALKYLFKVESMAGFSSSNEVLNSIALTLYKIGDFLASRSYYLRVMQNLELEKANVLNFNPKENDYHKILLLKEIETYNNLGVVEVMASFSSIRDTKLFNSGVSNLSESAKIFDILNRDEDMVKSVKKDLASLNLRNIFKNSFSKSNVLFYENLSEKL